In Salinirussus salinus, the following proteins share a genomic window:
- a CDS encoding acyl-CoA dehydrogenase family protein, protein MDLLDESIVPEHARDVKREAREFAEEHIEPAAEAHYESGEYPWEVLEAGMEADLVAPDIPEEYGGRGFDLPEMLALAEEFYRADAGIALSLQLASFGAEMTYEYGTEEQIEEYIRPVAENEQITGLAVSEPETGSDLGGMTTSAEKDGDEWVLDGEKYWIGNGVEADWVTVYAKTGDTGNRYDDYSMFIVPTDTPGYEAEHIPEKMGFRASKQAHITLEGCRVPEENVVGEVGQGFYMLFEFFNHGRVVVAGHGLGLGAAAIEEASHFVHDREAWGQSVSEFQAVQHDLAEMRMAFESARALTWRAVEKVQNGEHPGYWAALAKATATEAAMDCAETGMSLHGGRSVLNENKISRIYRDVRIPVIYEGANAIQRDLIYGQAPR, encoded by the coding sequence ATGGACCTTCTCGACGAGTCCATCGTGCCGGAACACGCACGGGACGTCAAACGCGAGGCCCGCGAGTTCGCCGAGGAACACATCGAGCCCGCCGCCGAGGCCCACTACGAATCGGGGGAGTACCCCTGGGAGGTGCTGGAGGCGGGGATGGAGGCGGACCTGGTCGCGCCCGACATCCCCGAGGAGTACGGCGGCCGCGGGTTCGACCTGCCGGAGATGCTGGCGCTGGCCGAGGAGTTCTACCGCGCCGACGCCGGCATCGCCCTCTCCCTGCAGCTGGCCAGCTTCGGCGCCGAGATGACCTACGAGTACGGCACCGAGGAACAGATCGAGGAGTACATCCGCCCCGTCGCCGAGAACGAGCAGATCACCGGGCTCGCGGTCTCCGAACCCGAGACCGGCAGCGACCTCGGCGGGATGACCACCAGCGCCGAGAAAGACGGCGACGAGTGGGTCCTCGACGGCGAGAAGTACTGGATCGGCAATGGCGTCGAGGCCGACTGGGTCACGGTGTACGCGAAGACGGGGGACACGGGCAACCGCTACGACGACTACTCGATGTTCATCGTCCCGACCGACACGCCGGGCTACGAGGCCGAGCACATCCCCGAGAAGATGGGCTTTCGGGCCTCCAAGCAGGCCCACATCACGCTGGAGGGCTGCCGGGTCCCCGAGGAGAACGTCGTCGGCGAGGTTGGCCAGGGCTTCTACATGCTCTTCGAGTTCTTCAACCACGGCCGCGTGGTCGTCGCCGGCCACGGGCTCGGGCTGGGCGCGGCGGCCATCGAGGAGGCCAGCCACTTCGTCCACGACCGGGAAGCGTGGGGCCAGTCGGTCAGCGAGTTCCAGGCCGTCCAGCACGACCTCGCGGAGATGCGGATGGCCTTCGAGTCCGCCCGGGCGCTGACCTGGCGCGCCGTCGAGAAGGTGCAAAACGGCGAGCACCCCGGCTACTGGGCCGCGCTCGCGAAGGCCACTGCCACGGAGGCCGCGATGGACTGCGCCGAGACCGGCATGTCCCTGCACGGCGGCCGGTCGGTGCTCAACGAGAACAAGATCTCCCGCATCTATCGGGACGTCCGGATCCCCGTCATCTACGAGGGGGCAAACGCCATCCAGCGCGACCTGATCTACGGGCAGGCCCCGCGGTAG
- a CDS encoding O-methyltransferase, which translates to MSDVLPEEVTALAEAVGPEPDELVEEMDARAEREGFPTVGPAVGGWLALLARVVDARRVFEFGSGFGYSAYWFARELPADGEVVLTEVDRDELEDARTYFERAGLADRARFEHGDAIETVTEYEGPFDVVLVDNEKSRYVEAFEAVREKVREGGLVLADNAVTAGPIDRTDVLALLSGESVEASDASRGIADYLGHVREAEGFETALLPLGEGVAVSVRRD; encoded by the coding sequence ATGTCAGATGTCCTCCCGGAGGAAGTCACGGCCCTGGCCGAGGCGGTCGGGCCCGAACCGGACGAGCTGGTCGAGGAGATGGACGCCCGCGCCGAGCGGGAGGGGTTCCCGACGGTCGGCCCCGCCGTGGGTGGGTGGCTCGCACTGCTGGCTCGCGTCGTCGACGCCCGCCGGGTCTTCGAGTTCGGCTCCGGCTTCGGCTACTCCGCCTACTGGTTCGCGCGGGAGCTGCCCGCCGACGGCGAGGTCGTCCTGACCGAGGTCGACCGCGATGAACTCGAGGACGCCCGGACGTACTTCGAGCGCGCCGGCCTGGCCGACCGGGCACGCTTCGAGCACGGCGACGCCATCGAAACTGTCACCGAGTACGAGGGGCCCTTCGACGTGGTCCTGGTCGACAACGAGAAGTCCCGGTACGTCGAGGCTTTCGAGGCGGTCCGGGAGAAGGTCCGGGAGGGCGGGCTGGTGCTCGCGGACAACGCCGTCACCGCCGGCCCCATCGACCGGACGGACGTGCTCGCGCTGCTGTCCGGGGAGTCCGTCGAGGCGAGCGATGCCAGCCGGGGGATCGCCGACTACCTCGGCCACGTCCGGGAGGCCGAGGGGTTCGAGACGGCGCTGTTGCCGCTGGGGGAGGGCGTCGCGGTCTCGGTCAGGCGGGACTGA
- a CDS encoding BtpA/SgcQ family protein, with amino-acid sequence MDVEAVFGREGAVVGMVHLPALPGSPGYGGERRAVRERARADAAALAEGGCDAVLVENYGDAPYHPESVPAHVVAEMAAVVESVTGEVDLPHGVNVLRNDAEAALSVAAATGGSFVRVNVHTGTRATDQGVLEGRAHGTLRLRERLDADVAVLADVAVKHSGAVADRNLARLARETVDRGLADGLVVSGPTTGEAADGDHLRRVLDGRDDATRDVPVFVGSGVTADNAADLLELADGLVVGTALKRGGETAAPVERERVRALVEAAGRNR; translated from the coding sequence ATGGACGTCGAGGCGGTCTTCGGACGCGAGGGGGCGGTGGTCGGGATGGTCCACCTCCCGGCCCTGCCCGGCTCGCCGGGGTACGGGGGCGAGAGGAGAGCCGTCCGGGAGCGGGCGCGCGCCGACGCGGCCGCCCTCGCGGAGGGTGGCTGCGACGCCGTCCTCGTGGAGAACTACGGCGACGCGCCCTACCACCCCGAGTCGGTCCCGGCCCACGTCGTCGCGGAGATGGCGGCGGTCGTCGAGTCGGTCACGGGCGAGGTGGACCTCCCCCACGGCGTGAACGTCCTCAGGAACGACGCCGAGGCCGCCCTCTCGGTGGCGGCGGCCACGGGTGGGTCGTTCGTCCGGGTGAACGTCCACACCGGGACCCGCGCGACCGACCAGGGGGTGCTCGAGGGGCGGGCCCACGGGACGCTCCGGCTGCGCGAGCGACTGGACGCCGACGTGGCCGTCCTGGCGGACGTGGCCGTCAAACACTCCGGGGCGGTCGCCGACCGCAACCTCGCGCGGCTGGCTCGGGAGACGGTCGACCGGGGGCTGGCCGACGGGCTCGTGGTGTCGGGGCCGACGACCGGCGAGGCGGCCGACGGCGACCACCTGCGCCGGGTGCTCGACGGCCGGGACGATGCCACCCGCGACGTGCCCGTCTTCGTCGGCAGCGGCGTCACGGCCGACAACGCCGCGGACCTGCTGGAGCTTGCCGACGGGCTGGTCGTCGGGACGGCGCTGAAGAGAGGTGGCGAGACGGCCGCACCCGTCGAGCGCGAGCGCGTCCGGGCGCTGGTCGAGGCGGCCGGGCGCAACCGGTAA
- a CDS encoding thioredoxin family protein has product MVALDSEEVLERGDEAPAFELPGTDGETHALSEFADREALLVVFTCNHCPYAKAKFDELNALAEEYDEVAVVGVNPNDEEEYPEDSFEKMREYVERGDVRYDAYLRDESQEVAAAYGAVCTPDPFLFENVSGTFRLAYHGRLDDALNPDDEPTEREMKGHIETLLAGGEVDAGFKASRGCSIKWKPGNEPDYAG; this is encoded by the coding sequence ATGGTCGCACTCGACTCCGAGGAAGTTCTGGAGCGCGGCGACGAGGCACCGGCTTTCGAGCTACCCGGCACCGACGGCGAGACCCACGCACTCTCCGAGTTCGCGGACCGCGAGGCGCTTCTGGTGGTCTTCACCTGCAACCACTGCCCGTACGCGAAGGCGAAATTCGACGAGCTGAACGCCCTGGCAGAGGAGTACGACGAGGTGGCCGTCGTCGGGGTCAACCCGAACGACGAGGAGGAGTACCCGGAGGACTCCTTCGAGAAGATGCGGGAGTACGTCGAGCGCGGCGACGTCCGGTACGACGCCTACCTGCGCGACGAGAGCCAGGAGGTCGCGGCGGCCTACGGCGCCGTCTGCACGCCGGACCCGTTCCTCTTCGAGAATGTGAGTGGGACCTTCCGGCTGGCCTACCACGGCCGGCTGGACGACGCGCTCAACCCCGACGACGAGCCCACCGAGCGCGAGATGAAGGGACACATCGAGACGTTGCTGGCCGGCGGCGAGGTCGACGCCGGATTCAAAGCCTCCCGTGGCTGCTCGATCAAGTGGAAGCCCGGTAACGAACCCGACTACGCCGGGTGA
- a CDS encoding EamA family transporter — protein sequence MNYVLWALLGMASYTMVAPLMKIALTDVPSDVAVLLSNLILVAVAGGLVAVSDNSAVDFLTHSKTPYVYAAGLFLAVGIIAYYRALSLGPVSIVVPIFAMFIVTSSAAGVVLLDETLTLRRGAGIVLAIVAVYLTATG from the coding sequence ATGAACTACGTGCTGTGGGCGCTTCTCGGGATGGCGAGCTACACGATGGTCGCGCCGCTGATGAAGATCGCGCTGACGGACGTGCCAAGCGACGTGGCCGTACTGCTCTCGAACCTCATCCTCGTGGCCGTCGCGGGCGGGCTCGTCGCCGTGTCGGACAACAGCGCCGTGGACTTCCTGACACACTCGAAGACCCCCTACGTCTACGCCGCCGGGCTCTTTCTCGCGGTCGGGATCATCGCCTACTACCGGGCGCTCTCGCTGGGGCCGGTGAGCATCGTCGTCCCTATCTTCGCGATGTTCATCGTCACGAGTTCGGCGGCGGGTGTGGTGTTGCTCGACGAGACGCTCACCCTCCGGCGCGGCGCCGGGATCGTCCTCGCCATCGTCGCGGTGTACCTGACGGCGACCGGCTGA
- a CDS encoding HVO_0649 family zinc finger protein — MATYDTTGGGALERLRRRYETTEKKCPACGFVDEAGNWTSETDGRRVVYHHVCPSCGADREHVIELG; from the coding sequence ATGGCAACGTATGACACGACCGGCGGCGGGGCACTCGAGCGGCTGCGGCGCCGGTACGAGACGACCGAGAAGAAGTGCCCGGCCTGCGGGTTCGTCGACGAGGCGGGCAACTGGACCAGCGAGACCGACGGCCGGCGGGTCGTCTACCACCACGTCTGTCCGAGCTGTGGCGCCGACCGCGAGCACGTCATCGAACTCGGGTAG
- a CDS encoding Lrp/AsnC family transcriptional regulator, with protein sequence MSSHSDVLGILRTDARTSVEDIARQTGLEEDDVEEVVAELEASGVVRGYRAVVDWKRVEDEPVRAAVELNVTLDRETSYNEVAERVAKFPKVESLHLVSGDYDLLMEVEGESMSEVSSFISEKVAPVPEITQTVTHYVMDTYKDEGIEFGDGEDDDRLSVSP encoded by the coding sequence ATGAGCAGCCACAGCGACGTGCTCGGCATCCTGCGGACCGACGCCCGGACCTCCGTCGAGGACATCGCCCGTCAGACCGGCCTCGAGGAGGACGACGTCGAGGAGGTCGTCGCCGAACTGGAGGCCAGCGGCGTCGTCAGAGGGTACCGGGCGGTCGTCGACTGGAAGCGCGTCGAGGACGAGCCGGTCCGAGCGGCCGTCGAGCTCAACGTCACCCTGGACCGCGAGACCAGCTACAACGAGGTCGCCGAGCGCGTCGCCAAGTTCCCCAAGGTGGAGTCGCTGCACCTCGTCAGCGGCGACTACGACCTCCTGATGGAAGTCGAGGGGGAGTCGATGAGCGAGGTCTCCTCGTTCATCTCGGAGAAGGTGGCGCCCGTCCCCGAGATCACCCAGACGGTCACCCACTACGTCATGGACACCTACAAGGACGAGGGCATCGAGTTCGGCGACGGCGAGGACGACGACCGGCTCTCGGTCTCGCCATGA
- a CDS encoding pyridoxal phosphate-dependent aminotransferase, with translation MKPADRVERVPPSGIRRFFELAEEKEDIISLGVGEPDFSAPWAAREAAITSLEQGKTSYTANRGRRELREAIADDARERYGLDYDPDEEVLVTAGASEGLDLACRALVDPGDTVAVAQPTYVSYVPAVTFAGGEVCAVPTRPKDEFKLTYERLERAGAADADALMYCYPNNPTGATMTGDELAEVAEFAREHDLFVLSDEIYAELTYEHEHTSIATLPGMRERTVVFNGFSKAYAMTGMRLGYALGPPEAVTAMNRIHQYTMLSAPTTAQYAAIEALESCDGAVAEMRREYDRRRNFVLSRFDELGVDCFPAGGAFYAFPEVPGGDAEAFAEGLLEEEGVAAVPGGVFGEGGAGHLRVSYATGLGELKEALARIESFLD, from the coding sequence ATGAAGCCGGCCGACCGCGTCGAGCGCGTCCCGCCCTCCGGGATCCGACGGTTCTTCGAACTCGCCGAGGAGAAGGAGGACATCATCTCGCTGGGCGTCGGCGAGCCCGACTTCTCGGCCCCGTGGGCGGCCCGGGAGGCCGCGATCACCTCCCTGGAGCAGGGCAAGACCTCCTACACGGCCAACCGGGGCCGTCGCGAACTCCGGGAGGCCATCGCCGACGACGCCCGCGAGCGCTACGGGCTGGATTACGACCCCGACGAGGAAGTGCTGGTGACGGCGGGCGCAAGCGAGGGGCTGGACCTCGCCTGCCGGGCGCTGGTCGACCCCGGCGACACGGTCGCGGTCGCCCAGCCCACGTACGTCTCCTACGTCCCCGCGGTCACCTTCGCCGGCGGAGAGGTCTGTGCGGTCCCCACCCGCCCGAAAGACGAGTTCAAGCTCACCTACGAGCGCCTCGAGCGGGCGGGGGCGGCCGACGCCGACGCGCTGATGTACTGTTACCCGAACAACCCCACCGGCGCGACGATGACCGGTGACGAACTGGCGGAGGTGGCGGAGTTCGCCCGCGAGCACGACCTGTTCGTCCTGTCGGACGAGATCTACGCCGAACTCACTTACGAGCACGAGCACACCTCCATCGCCACCCTGCCCGGGATGCGCGAGCGGACGGTCGTCTTCAACGGGTTCTCGAAGGCCTACGCGATGACGGGCATGCGGCTGGGCTACGCGCTCGGTCCGCCGGAAGCGGTCACGGCGATGAACCGGATCCACCAGTACACGATGCTCTCGGCGCCGACCACTGCCCAGTACGCCGCCATCGAGGCCCTGGAGAGCTGCGACGGGGCGGTCGCGGAGATGCGCCGGGAGTACGACCGCCGGCGGAACTTCGTGCTCTCGCGGTTCGACGAGCTCGGGGTGGACTGTTTCCCGGCCGGCGGGGCCTTCTACGCCTTCCCCGAGGTGCCCGGCGGCGACGCGGAGGCATTCGCGGAGGGGCTGCTGGAGGAGGAGGGCGTCGCGGCGGTCCCCGGTGGGGTCTTCGGCGAGGGGGGTGCGGGCCATCTGCGGGTCTCCTACGCGACCGGGCTGGGCGAGCTCAAGGAGGCGCTCGCCCGCATCGAGAGCTTCCTCGACTGA
- a CDS encoding type II/IV secretion system ATPase subunit, giving the protein MATDETGGEEGQSDPEADPDSAAESELEWGSTPGSNPDRAADTEREGVAPEDPRVAVGEYSWTDLRRETDGEGSLDRAEYLGFDPADLGDRLREAAGAAADLDDHFQAFCDPETTPVVKDTYKWEHFKREYYYEAGGALPRNQAGEQIPFEPAGYLGFDPAETEPRLSRGQDAAETLADIVEERTVNVREELDEDDFFSTREGYCTVVDRYDLEKAVPMEKKTHFYEEDRYWVNKPYACVVIFHSRKENERKYYVIEPYSNEIEERLRDFLSRKLKTAIKYSEDDVVVQGSDTDRAQVIQREAENLLNRYDLYDGTTVHTNGSGDEEDGMLAQLKGMLGMNGAESESTGGELEGIAVRPEPAILEDDPETLTEYQVEKLLYLLKRNFIGYARIDAVKHDINVEDISCDGYNSRVFVYHTDYEQIITNVEHGESELDEFVVKLAQRSGKGISKRQPQVDATLPDGSRAQLTLGQEVSDHGTNYTIRQFKDVPFTPVDLINWNTFNLDEMAFLWLCIENNKSLIFAGGTASGKTTSLNAVSLFIPSSAKIVSIEDTREVELPQRNWVASVTRPSFGEDDKGDVDEFDLLEAALRQRPDYIVMGEVRGEEGRTLFQVMSTGHTTYTTFHADSVGEVIKRFTTEPINVSKTLFTALDLVSIQTSTRVDGHKVRRSKTLTEINEYTPENDEINVRDVYEWRAETDEFLQMGSSSTLEEIKFDRGWTRERLDEELFKRKVVLAYLIRNGLNSYTEVAATIQAFINDPETILTVIANERLERSLEDLREMESVQIEVDPEKEELTPRPDPGEDLMDETAEIMENAEPMFERYRGMEAGDIVNALQGITDEEAGEETPIPETPISETPIEEGGGLGDDLDFGEFVPKAGEDEESEGQP; this is encoded by the coding sequence ATGGCAACCGACGAGACGGGGGGCGAGGAGGGCCAGTCGGACCCGGAGGCCGACCCGGACTCGGCGGCCGAATCGGAGCTGGAGTGGGGGTCGACCCCGGGGTCGAACCCCGACCGGGCGGCTGACACGGAACGGGAGGGCGTCGCTCCGGAGGACCCCCGGGTGGCCGTCGGGGAGTACTCCTGGACCGACCTCCGTCGCGAGACCGACGGCGAGGGGTCGCTCGACCGGGCGGAGTATCTCGGGTTCGACCCCGCGGACCTCGGGGACCGCCTCCGCGAGGCAGCCGGCGCTGCCGCAGACCTCGACGACCACTTCCAGGCGTTCTGTGACCCCGAGACGACCCCGGTGGTCAAGGACACCTACAAGTGGGAACACTTCAAGCGGGAGTACTACTACGAGGCCGGCGGCGCGCTCCCGCGCAACCAGGCCGGCGAGCAGATCCCCTTCGAGCCGGCGGGATATCTGGGATTCGACCCCGCCGAGACCGAGCCACGGCTCTCCCGCGGGCAGGACGCCGCCGAGACACTCGCCGACATCGTCGAGGAGCGGACCGTCAACGTCAGAGAGGAGCTCGACGAGGACGACTTCTTCTCGACCCGGGAGGGCTACTGCACGGTCGTCGACCGCTACGACCTGGAGAAGGCAGTCCCGATGGAGAAGAAGACCCACTTCTACGAGGAGGACCGTTACTGGGTGAACAAGCCCTACGCCTGCGTCGTCATCTTCCACTCCCGGAAGGAAAACGAGCGCAAGTACTACGTCATCGAACCGTACAGCAACGAAATCGAGGAGCGGCTCCGCGATTTCCTCTCGCGGAAGCTCAAGACTGCGATCAAGTACTCCGAGGACGACGTCGTCGTCCAGGGCAGCGACACCGACAGGGCGCAGGTCATCCAGCGGGAGGCCGAGAACCTGCTCAACCGGTACGACCTCTACGACGGCACGACGGTCCACACGAACGGGAGCGGCGACGAGGAGGACGGGATGCTGGCACAGCTCAAGGGGATGCTCGGGATGAACGGCGCCGAGAGCGAGTCGACCGGTGGCGAACTCGAGGGGATCGCCGTCCGCCCCGAGCCGGCGATCCTCGAGGACGACCCGGAGACGCTCACCGAGTACCAGGTCGAGAAGCTGCTGTACCTGCTCAAGCGCAACTTCATCGGCTACGCCCGGATCGATGCGGTCAAACACGACATCAACGTCGAGGACATCTCCTGTGACGGCTACAACTCCCGGGTGTTCGTCTACCACACCGACTACGAGCAGATCATCACCAACGTCGAACACGGCGAGAGCGAACTCGACGAGTTCGTCGTCAAGCTGGCCCAGCGCTCGGGGAAGGGCATCTCGAAACGCCAGCCCCAGGTCGACGCCACCCTCCCCGACGGCTCGCGTGCCCAGCTCACGCTGGGCCAGGAGGTCTCGGACCACGGCACCAACTACACCATCCGCCAGTTCAAGGACGTCCCCTTCACTCCGGTCGACCTGATCAACTGGAACACGTTCAACCTCGACGAGATGGCCTTCCTGTGGCTCTGCATCGAGAACAACAAGTCCCTCATTTTCGCCGGCGGTACCGCCTCCGGGAAGACCACCAGCCTGAACGCCGTCTCCCTCTTCATCCCCTCCAGCGCCAAGATCGTCTCCATCGAGGACACCCGCGAGGTCGAACTCCCACAGCGCAACTGGGTGGCGTCCGTAACGAGGCCCTCGTTCGGCGAGGACGACAAGGGCGACGTCGACGAGTTCGACCTGCTGGAGGCCGCACTCCGGCAACGGCCCGACTACATCGTGATGGGCGAGGTCCGGGGGGAGGAAGGACGGACCCTCTTCCAGGTCATGTCGACCGGCCACACCACCTACACGACCTTCCACGCGGACTCCGTCGGCGAGGTGATCAAACGGTTCACCACCGAGCCGATCAACGTCTCGAAGACGCTGTTCACCGCGCTGGACCTGGTCTCGATCCAGACCTCGACCCGCGTCGACGGCCACAAGGTCCGCCGGAGCAAGACCCTCACCGAGATCAACGAGTACACCCCCGAGAACGACGAGATCAACGTCCGGGACGTCTACGAGTGGCGCGCGGAGACCGACGAGTTCCTCCAGATGGGCTCCTCGAGCACGCTCGAGGAGATCAAGTTCGACCGCGGGTGGACCCGCGAGCGCCTGGACGAGGAGCTGTTCAAGCGGAAGGTCGTGCTCGCCTACCTCATCCGCAACGGGCTCAACAGCTACACCGAGGTGGCGGCGACGATCCAGGCCTTCATCAACGACCCCGAGACGATCCTGACGGTCATCGCCAACGAGCGCCTGGAGCGGTCGCTGGAGGACCTGCGGGAGATGGAGTCGGTCCAGATCGAGGTCGACCCCGAGAAGGAGGAACTGACGCCGCGGCCGGACCCCGGCGAGGACCTGATGGACGAGACGGCGGAGATCATGGAGAACGCCGAGCCGATGTTCGAGCGCTACCGGGGGATGGAGGCCGGCGACATCGTCAACGCGCTCCAGGGGATTACCGACGAGGAGGCCGGCGAGGAGACGCCGATCCCCGAGACCCCCATCTCGGAGACGCCTATCGAGGAGGGTGGCGGGCTCGGCGACGACCTCGACTTCGGCGAGTTCGTCCCCAAGGCGGGTGAGGACGAGGAGAGCGAGGGACAGCCGTGA
- a CDS encoding alpha/beta hydrolase, which produces MDPTAADEPHPDVQDVLAEIEEFGVLPLNQYGAEGAREVYSELQPDVDGPGVSEVEDRTVPGYDGGPEVPVRIYRPEGEGPFPTVVFYHGGGFVIGDLESHDITCRYLANETGSVVVAVDYRLAPEHPFPAAVEDCYAATVWAAGAEDLDGDGNLAVMGDSAGGNLAAAVSLMARDLDGPDIDRQVLVYPATSRSDDWPSMTKFGEGYFLQAEDMDWFHDSYVPNEVHEANPYANPLEAADLSGLPPATVITAGFDPLRDQGAAYAEALAEAGVGVEYRNYEEMIHGFFTMLEGMAELDDAHAALGGVAEDLDDSFE; this is translated from the coding sequence ATGGACCCGACAGCAGCCGACGAACCGCATCCCGACGTCCAGGACGTGCTCGCGGAGATCGAGGAATTCGGCGTGCTCCCGCTGAACCAGTACGGCGCCGAGGGGGCCCGCGAGGTCTACTCGGAGCTGCAGCCGGACGTCGACGGCCCCGGCGTGAGCGAGGTCGAGGACCGCACCGTCCCCGGCTACGACGGCGGTCCAGAGGTTCCGGTCCGCATCTACCGCCCCGAGGGGGAGGGGCCGTTCCCGACGGTCGTCTTCTACCACGGCGGCGGGTTCGTCATCGGCGACCTGGAAAGCCACGACATCACCTGCCGGTACCTGGCGAACGAGACCGGTAGCGTCGTCGTCGCCGTCGACTACCGGCTCGCGCCCGAACACCCCTTCCCGGCGGCCGTCGAGGACTGCTACGCAGCGACGGTCTGGGCGGCCGGCGCCGAGGACCTGGACGGCGACGGCAACCTCGCGGTGATGGGCGACAGCGCCGGGGGCAACCTCGCCGCCGCCGTCTCGCTGATGGCCCGCGACCTCGACGGCCCCGACATCGACCGGCAGGTGCTCGTCTATCCGGCGACCAGCCGCAGCGACGACTGGCCCTCCATGACCAAGTTCGGCGAGGGCTACTTCCTCCAGGCCGAGGACATGGACTGGTTCCACGACTCCTACGTCCCCAACGAGGTCCACGAGGCCAACCCCTACGCCAACCCCCTCGAGGCGGCGGACCTCTCGGGGCTGCCGCCCGCGACCGTTATCACCGCCGGCTTCGACCCGCTGCGGGACCAGGGTGCCGCCTACGCCGAGGCGCTCGCTGAGGCGGGCGTCGGCGTCGAGTACCGCAACTACGAGGAGATGATCCACGGCTTCTTCACCATGCTGGAGGGCATGGCGGAACTGGACGACGCGCACGCGGCGCTGGGCGGCGTCGCCGAGGACCTCGACGACTCCTTCGAGTAG
- a CDS encoding SDR family NAD(P)-dependent oxidoreductase, protein MSKLDGSTAFITGASQGIGEEIAVTLAEYGANVALAARSDGIYETAERIGDDDRTLPVETDVTEEDNVAASIEETVDAFGGLDILVNNAGHSGPTAPVEEVEAEEWQLMTDVKVFGPFLCLKHSVPHLRESDRGTVVNISSVGGKRPYPNRSPYAAANMAMIGMSRTWAHELGSDGVTVNTICPGPVAGDRIEQVIEAQAEAQGRPVEEVRQDDYLADLAVPEFVEQSDIAEMIAYLASDDGRHITAQDLNVASGGAWY, encoded by the coding sequence ATGTCCAAACTGGACGGCTCGACGGCGTTCATCACGGGCGCGAGTCAGGGGATCGGCGAGGAGATCGCGGTCACGCTCGCAGAGTACGGCGCGAACGTCGCCCTCGCGGCGCGGTCGGACGGCATCTACGAGACCGCCGAGCGGATCGGCGACGACGACCGGACGCTGCCCGTCGAGACCGACGTCACCGAGGAGGACAACGTGGCCGCCTCCATCGAGGAGACCGTCGATGCCTTCGGCGGGCTCGACATCCTCGTCAACAACGCGGGCCACTCCGGCCCGACCGCACCCGTCGAGGAGGTCGAGGCCGAGGAGTGGCAGCTGATGACCGACGTGAAGGTCTTCGGCCCCTTTCTGTGTCTGAAACACAGCGTCCCTCACCTCCGGGAGAGCGACCGGGGCACCGTCGTCAACATCTCCTCGGTCGGCGGGAAACGCCCTTACCCGAACCGGTCGCCCTACGCCGCTGCGAACATGGCGATGATCGGGATGAGCCGGACCTGGGCCCACGAACTCGGGAGCGACGGGGTGACTGTCAACACGATCTGTCCCGGCCCGGTCGCGGGCGACCGCATCGAGCAGGTCATCGAGGCCCAGGCCGAAGCGCAGGGCCGCCCCGTCGAGGAGGTCCGCCAGGACGACTACCTCGCGGACCTGGCGGTGCCGGAGTTCGTCGAGCAATCCGACATCGCCGAGATGATCGCCTACCTGGCCAGCGACGACGGCCGCCACATCACCGCCCAGGACCTCAACGTCGCCTCCGGCGGCGCCTGGTACTGA
- a CDS encoding type II toxin-antitoxin system VapC family toxin, with product MPRALVDTTVPFAAAYRRDGAHERALPALQGVDAADLPEAVVLDYVLAETLNGLATHAGHQNAVDSLGHLEENARFHVDSLTADAFATAKALFRQYERFSFVDACIVAYMRAEDLDYLYAFDDDFDAPENISRLGTATNPYRPG from the coding sequence ATGCCCCGGGCGCTCGTCGATACGACCGTCCCCTTCGCCGCGGCGTACCGCCGCGACGGCGCCCACGAGCGTGCGCTCCCGGCCCTCCAGGGGGTCGACGCCGCCGACCTTCCGGAGGCAGTGGTCCTCGATTACGTGCTCGCGGAAACGCTGAACGGCCTGGCGACACACGCCGGCCATCAAAATGCCGTCGACTCCCTCGGACACCTCGAGGAGAACGCGCGGTTCCACGTCGATTCGCTGACTGCGGACGCCTTCGCGACGGCGAAAGCGCTCTTCCGGCAGTACGAGCGGTTCTCGTTCGTCGACGCCTGCATCGTCGCGTACATGCGAGCCGAGGACCTGGACTATCTCTACGCGTTCGACGACGATTTCGACGCCCCTGAGAACATCTCCCGCCTCGGGACCGCGACCAACCCCTATCGACCCGGGTGA